GCTCCACAGAGATGGCACTGTGAAGAGAAGAGACAATACACAGCATTAAAGGGCTGTGTGCTGCCAGCACAGTTACCGGGGCACTGTGGAAAAGTGGGTCCACTCCACTCCCTGCCCTGGAGTTCCTGGCTTGTTGGGGACTCCTCCAACCATGACTAGCTGTGTTCATCTCAAGAATACCTTCCCTAATCTGTTGAGAGCAAGGATCTTGTCCGTTTTATTTTCTGCTGTATTACTCGCCTGGCACTAAAGGTACTCAACAAATTGAATGAGCAATCATATGGgcttcaagccccacatggtgCTTGTGGACACTAATGTCAGAAACCAGAAAGGTGGTGGAAGGAGCAATGTCTCTGGAGAGCTTTCTAAGTGAGACAGCCTCATCTGTTTGAACTAATTCAAGCTAAAGTCCTGCTTGGAGCAAGGAGGACCCATTTAATGATCTCTAAATGGTACAGCTGAACCAGGGATTATCATTCTTATTGGGTTAGGGTACTGGGGAAAGAAAAGCCAGGAACCTGAGTGATGGCCATGGCCTAAAGGGAGGATACCTGAAAGGCAGGAAGCCTCCAACAGTCATGTGGATGAGCGTAGACTTGTACCAGGGCTGCGGTGGGATTTCCCGGGCGATGTTCTTGGTGCGACAAGGTGCATCAAAGGGGCTAGCATTGTTCTTCCCGAAGATGCCTCCAATGACAGTGAGGGGAAAGCCCACCAGCAGCCAAACCGTCAGAAGCAGCAGGATGGTGGTGGCTGGCAGAGCCTGTGTCGAACCATTAGCCCAATGCACCGAGTTTACCACACTCCACGTCAGGAAGAAAGGCACTGCAGGGACGGGCCCCCAGAAGGTGGGTCAGCAGGAGCTACATCCCCTGGGGCTACCCACTCAGATTAGACCTAACAGGAGATGGGTGAAGCATCCTGTTCCCAGGCAGACCTCACCCTTCCACACCTCGTTTCCTGTTCCTTATCTTACCAGCATCCCCTCTCCCATCTGTTATCATTAAGGATCAAGGCAGCTGTTACATGGTGATCTAAGAGTAACACAATCCACCTGCCTCCAAGGGCCTATCCTGCTGTGGCATCAGTGATTCCTAGAATGAGACGTTCCTTTGGATTAAGGCCTTGCTTTCAGAAAGCCCTGGCTCAAACATAAATGTGATGGGATATAAATCAGACAGTTAGGATTGGGAACACAAAAAGCTTCAGAATGCACATTACTGCCTTTGAGAAGACAACCTGGCTTGTAAGGCTACAGTCGGGTAGCCACCTccaaataaaggtttttttaaagagggagtaTCACAAAGTTAAGTTCCAGAAGGAGTATTATTTCACTCTTAATAATGGTCGAGAACACAGGTTCTCGGGACAGACTGCGTGGGTCTGAAACTTGCTTCACTCCCTTTTAGCAGAGTAATctcaggcaaatcacttaaccagCATGAagttcaatttcctcatctgtaaaatggggacaatattGCCTACCACAAAGGGTTactgtggggattaaatgagataaagctaCGTTGGATGCTTACCATGCTAGAACATTTTAAGGACTTAATTTGTGACTATGCAAAAGGAATGCATTCTTGTCTTTTGCatggttttcttgtttcttttgcccatttttattccCTTAGAGCCTTACTCTAACTTTGTCCCAGGTTCCACAATGTATTCTAAGCTCCTCAGTCGGCCCACCAGGCCAGCCCACCAGGGAAAGGGCAGTCCTCACCAGAGAAGAGGCTGGTGGTGAGAATGATGTTCCACACCCAACGCTCGCCTCCAATCTGCCGGTAGAAGTGGCTGGACACGTAGCCAGAGATGCAGCAGGTCAGGGCATACAACAAGATGGCTGCCGAGTTAATGGCCCCATGACGGTGCACATTGAACATGCCCAGCAGCGCCATGACAATAATGCCTGCAGGGTGGTAGTGGAAAGCCTGTGTCAGGTCTCACCTGTCGTTTTTCTGGCAACTTCAGAGGAATCAGACCCCTTTCGCCCAGACCTAAAGTCTCCAGGAAGACAGTATAGTATCCCCTAATTCTGTTGTCTGGCAAACCCACAACGGAATATAcacacctgggcagcccaggtggttcagcggtttagcgctgccttcagccaagggcatgatcctggagacccgggattgagtcccacattaggctccctgcgtggggcctgcgtctccccctgcctgtgtctctgcctctctctctctctctctccgtctctctcatgaataaataaaataagataaaaaaggaatatacacaccctttcttttttttttttttcttccaatttgctttcacacccagcatggagcccaaagcagggcttgaactcacgaccctgagatcaaggcctgagctgaaatcgagttggacactgaaccgactgagccacccaggtgaccctgtacACATCCTGTCTAAGGCCACACCACCCCTTAGGTCTGCCCCTCACCTTGGACAGAAGAGAAGACCTGTAGATCTTTCCAGAACAAACCACCTCCTTAGTTCTACCCCTTGAGAGAAATCCCTGATTAATTTTATCACCTCACCAGTGCCAAGGGCCAGGAACTGGGCACCCACACCAAGCACAGCACAGAGCAGACCACGGTATGGAGGGAATCGGAAGACATCTGTGTGGATAATTTTCCAGCCATTGTCACCTTGGTCAAAATCATCACCAGAACCTGCAGATGTAGTCTCCTCGTCCAAGTTGTATCGAGCCAGGTCGTTTCGAAGCACACGCATAAGAATGACAGCCACAAAACCCACCAGTAAAAACACAAGCACCATGGAATTGATGATGGACAACCAGTGGATTTCCAGGGTTCTGGGAAAGaaaccaccatcatcaccacggCGCCTGTCACTCCGACGCTCCACTGAAGTCTCAGACCAGCGCACACTGTAGGTGTGGGTGAGGCCTAAGAACTCATCAGGTCGCAACCCATCTAAGCTATGGGGCTTGACATCCCTCACAGAAACGTTGGCAAATATAATTCGATCTCCATGGAATTCTAGGTGGAAGTCCAAATGGGTCCAGAGCCCTATCTTGTGGCTGTGAGGCAGGAAGCCACTCTCCTCCATGTAGCCCACAAAGCCACGGATTGGCAAGTCGTCCACTACAAATTCAAAGTAGTAGAGTTCCTCAATGGCCTGGCGCAGTTGTTCCACCTACAAAGAGCAAGTCAGGAGTCAGACAAAGCCTCCCAGCCATAGGGTTAGAGAAAGATttcactactgacattttgggccagataattctttactgtggggagctgtcctgtgcattgtaatATGCACCATCCCTGGTTTCTTCCCACTAGATGTCAATAGCAgccccttacccccaccccccgtggtAACAATCAAAATGAGCTCcacacattgccaaatgtccGGGCAAAAGAcgtagaaaaaggagaaaggcaaGGTGTAAGGAGGTCTGGGTAGACTAAAGAGTAAGTGCCCTAAGAGTGTAAAGGAGCTAGTTAAGAAAGCCAAGAGGTAGGTATGGAAGGAAGCAACTATGCAGGAGTGACAGTTGGACCTTGTTACCAACAGAGCAGCTTGGAGTCAGGAGCCCTGGGCTCGAGTATCACTTCTCCAATTCAATATCCATGTGTCTTGGAAGTCACTTTTGAGCAAGTATGTTTCTTCCTCAACTGAATACAAATAATATCACCTGTCCTGCCTACCAGTGGGGTTGTAGAAATCAAGTCAGCCCATTTCCATAGAGGTGGTCTAAAACcataaattggggatccctgggtggcgcagcggtttggcgcctgcctttggcccagggcgcgatcctggagacccgggatcgaatcccacgtcgggctcccggtgcatggagcctgcttctccctctgcctgtgtctctgcctctctctttctcatgaatgaataaataaagtcttttaaaaaaaataaaataaaaataaaaccataaattgTAAGGCACGGTTATTAGTTCCTGGGAGGGAGAGCTAAGTGCTCGCCAATGTGGAGTGGCTAACCTGGGCAGAACTGAGCTGCATGTGGCACAGaattcttttctccacattctcccgAAAGCGGATCTCGTACAGAGATTCGGCCATTCGGTCCCCATCCAGCACTTCACCCAGGCTAAGGCTTTTGTGA
This Canis lupus familiaris isolate Mischka breed German Shepherd chromosome 8, alternate assembly UU_Cfam_GSD_1.0, whole genome shotgun sequence DNA region includes the following protein-coding sequences:
- the TM9SF1 gene encoding transmembrane 9 superfamily member 1; the protein is MTVLGPPRSWSCQWLPFLILLLGRGQEPRVEGVTHYKTGDPVILYVNKVGPYHNPQETYHYYQLPVCCPEKIRHKSLSLGEVLDGDRMAESLYEIRFRENVEKRILCHMQLSSAQVEQLRQAIEELYYFEFVVDDLPIRGFVGYMEESGFLPHSHKIGLWTHLDFHLEFHGDRIIFANVSVRDVKPHSLDGLRPDEFLGLTHTYSVRWSETSVERRSDRRRGDDGGFFPRTLEIHWLSIINSMVLVFLLVGFVAVILMRVLRNDLARYNLDEETTSAGSGDDFDQGDNGWKIIHTDVFRFPPYRGLLCAVLGVGAQFLALGTGIIVMALLGMFNVHRHGAINSAAILLYALTCCISGYVSSHFYRQIGGERWVWNIILTTSLFSVPFFLTWSVVNSVHWANGSTQALPATTILLLLTVWLLVGFPLTVIGGIFGKNNASPFDAPCRTKNIAREIPPQPWYKSTLIHMTVGGFLPFSAISVELYYIFATVWGREQYTLYGILFFVFAILLSVGACISIALTYFQLSGEDYRWWWRSVLSVGSTGLFIFLYSVFYYARRSNMSGAVQTVEFFGYSLLTGYVFFLMLGTISFFSSLKFIRYIYVNLKMD